Part of the Natronobacterium gregoryi SP2 genome, CGAATCGTCGTCGTCGACAACGACTCCACCGACCGCACCCCGGAGATCGTTCGCTCCTACGAAGACGACCACGACCATCTCACCCTCGTCCACGAAACGAAGATCCAGTCGTCCTACGCGGCTCGCAACACCGGCATCCGGCATGCCGACGGCGACGTCCTCGCGTTCGTCGACGCCGACATGACCGTTCCCGAAGACTGGCTCGAGTCCGCGCTCGAAACCTTCCAGACCACAGACGCCGACTACCTGGGCTGTAACGTCGAGCTCACGCTCCCCGATACCCCGACACTCGCAGCCCGGTACGACCACCACACCGGGTTTCCCGTCGAGGGCTACCTCGAGTCCCAGCAGTTCGCCCCGACGTGCTGTCTTCTCACTCGACGAGCCGTCTTCGAAGACGTGGGCCTGTTCGATCATCGCCTCGAGTCCGGCGGGGACAAAGAGTTCGGCAACCGGGTTCACGACGCCGGCTACGATCTCCACTTCGCTGCGGATGCCACGATGTACCACCCGACGAGGAACACTCTCCGTGCACACGTGAAAAAAGATCGCCGCGTCGGTCGCGGGCTCTGCCAACTGCAACGTTACCATCCCGATCGGTACGGTACGCCCGGCGTTCCACCACGTCCAAGCGGGATCAAACGTCCCGCTCGAGAGCTCCCGACGAGTGACCGACTCGCCTTCGGTGCACTCTCGAAATTCCTCACCGCCGTCCGTGGGCTGGGCTACTACGAGGAGTATCTTACCGGAGAGAGCCGCGGGGATTTCGAGGGCGTTCCACGACTCGAGCCGTGACGAGTACGGGCAGTCGCGACGGATAGAATCAATCGGCCGTCGCGGCGTCACGATCGGCGACCAGCTCCGATCGGTCGACACCCGCCAGCCCGTAGAGGTAGCCGAACCCGACTGCCGCGGTGAAGACGACGATCGTCACGAGTTGTTTCGCCTTCGCCGTCGACGGCCGTCGCAGGAGCGACGACAGTCGGTCGGGAACGAACTCGAGGAGTAACTGTTTCAGATACTCGTTTTTGTCGCCCGAGGCTTCGGGCAGCAGGATGTCCATGATACGTTTCGAGTATCCCTGCCAGAACGACCGGCCGACGAGCCACCGGAACTCGCCTCTGTAGTCGAAGAGTTTGTGATGGACCACGGCGTCGGTGTTGTAGAGCACGCCCTTGCCGTACTGGTTGTTCATCCGGATGCAGACGGGTGCCTCGTGGGCCTGGATGTGTCGATCACCCTTTCGGCCGGTGTTCTCGTCGTAGCCGCCGACCTCGAGGAAGACGTCTCGTCGGTAGGAGATGTTCGAACCGTAGGTGTTTCGCAGTTCCTCCATGTGCTCGCCGAAGCCGCGTTCGTCACAGCCGACGAGCCAGTAGAACTCCTCGGGGAAGAAGTCGGGTTTTTCGGTGACCCAGTCGGGAGCGACGTGGCCGCCAACCGCGATCGCGTCCGTTTCCTCGTAGACGCGGGCGAGTTCCGCGATCCAGTCTTCCTCGGCGACCGCGTCGTCGTCGATGAACGCCACGACGTCGCCGGTCGCGATCTCGGCCCCTCGAGTGCGACTGTAGGAGATGCCCTGGTTCTCGTCGTTGCAGTGGAGGACGACGTCCTCGAGGTCGCCGTACTCGTCTTTGACTCGGTCGAACACCTCCTCGTTGCCGTCGACGACGAGGACGACCTCGAGTGGGTCGTAGGTCTGTGCGAGGACGCTGTCGACACACTCCGAGAAGACGTCGTACCGCTCCATCGCGTACGTGCACACGACGACGGAAACCTTCATTGAACGATCGATTACCGGGAGCGTCGAATAAGCCTTTTCGTTCCCTGATGACGCCGCCGTCTCTCCTACGGCTGTCCGACGACGGACTGTTGTACGCGGTCGACAGTCCCATCGGGTGCGAGTCGCGGCGTCCCCGCAGATCGGGACAGCAACCCGCGTCAGTCGTCCGATTCCGGGATCGAAACACCGCAGGTATATGACAAGGCTTATTCTTGGGTTGGGTCTGTTGTGACCTAATGAGTACCGAGACCGAACGCGTCGAGGACGGGACGGAGACGTCTCTCCTCGAGACGTGGGAAGACTGGTATCACCTCCCGATTCTGGGGGCTGTGATGCTGTTTATGTTCTGGGTGCGAACCCAGTCGTACGACAGGTTCGTCACCGAGGATGGAACGGCCGCTCTGGCTGGCGTCGACTCGTGGTACCACTGGCGGACCGTCCAGTGGACTGCCGAGAACTATCCGTCCACGATGCCCTACGAGATCTGGACGAGTTTTCCGACTGGCCGGTACGTCGGCCAGTTCGGGACGCTGTTCGACCAGCTCATCGTCACGGTCGCGATGATCGTCGGACTCGGTGATCCGTCGACCGAGACGCTATATATGGTCTCGCTGTTTGCCGTCCCGGCGATGGCTGCCCTCGTCGCGATTCCCGTGTTCTACGTGGGTCGGCGACTCGGCGGGACGCTCGGCGGCATCGTCTCGGTCTTGCTTCTCGCTCTCGCGCCGGGACAGTTCCTCACCCGGACGACGGCGGGGCAACTCCAGCACCACGTCGCCGAGGTCCTGTTTATGGCGATCGCGGTGCTTGCGATGATGGTCGCACTTCGGGTCGCCGAGCGCGAACAGCCGATCTACGAACTCGTCGTCGACCGCGACTGGGAGACGCTGCGGGAGCCGACGATCTACAGCGTTCTCGCGGGGATTGCACTCGCCCTGTACATCTGGGTGTGGCCGCCGGGGATCGTGTTGATCGGTATCCTCGCGGTGTTTTTCACGATCCAGCTCTGTCTCGACTACGTCCGAAACGTCTCGCCGGACCACGTCGCGTACGTCGGGGCAGTCAGTCTCGGCGTGACCGCTCTCATCACGGCGCTTCTCATCGAGGAGCCGGGAACCAGCGTGACGAGTTTCGGCTACCTCCAGCCCGTCAGCGCGGCACTCGTTGCTGTCGGCTGTGTGTTCATGGCCTGGCTCGCACGCCAGTGGAACGCTTCCGGGATCGACCGGCGGTACTATCCGGTCGCCATCGGTGGCCTCATCGTCGGGGCGTTCGCTGCGATGGCGGTCGTCCTTCCGGACCTCTACAGTACGTTCGTCGGTAACTTCACGAGTCGGGTGCTTCCGCTGGACCCGGGAACCGGTGCACAGACCATCCAGGAAGCACAGCCACCGGGCGACTTCGGTGAGCACGTCTTCAGCGAGTTCGGTGCGGCCTTCTACACGATGGTCGCCGGGCTCGCGTTGCTCGTCGCCCGACCCTACCTGGGACGGGAGTATCGAACCGAGTACACGCTCGTCCTCGTCTGGTCGCTGTTCCTGATTAGTATGGCAGCGACCCAGGTCCGGTTCGCGTACTATCTCGTCTTGGCCGTCGCCGTCGTCAACGCAGTCTTCGTCGCGGAAGTCGTCCGCTTTTTCGACTTCGACGTCAGAGACGGCGTCGATTCTATCCGCCAGGTCGAGGCCTACCAGATCATCATCCTGCTCGTGGTCGCGATGTTGCTATTCGCACCGTTGCTCCCGCCGGTCGCTGCCGAGGGCACGACCGCGATGGATCGTGGCGAGATGGCCCAGCCACACCACGACGCGATGACCTGGGAGGACTCGAACCACTGGCTCCAAGAGAACACCCCCGAACCCGGTAACTGGGGTGACGCCGAGTACGCCGACGAACTCGAGCTTTACGGCACCTACGAGTATCCCGAAGGCGAGAACTACGCCTACCCCGATGGGACCTACGGCGTTCTCTCCTGGTGGGACTACGGCCACCTGATAACGACCCAGGCCGAACGGATTCCACACTCGAACCCGTTCCAGTCGGGTG contains:
- a CDS encoding glycosyltransferase, coding for MISIVVPVYNDPGGIATTLESLLIQTIDDYRIVVVDNDSTDRTPEIVRSYEDDHDHLTLVHETKIQSSYAARNTGIRHADGDVLAFVDADMTVPEDWLESALETFQTTDADYLGCNVELTLPDTPTLAARYDHHTGFPVEGYLESQQFAPTCCLLTRRAVFEDVGLFDHRLESGGDKEFGNRVHDAGYDLHFAADATMYHPTRNTLRAHVKKDRRVGRGLCQLQRYHPDRYGTPGVPPRPSGIKRPARELPTSDRLAFGALSKFLTAVRGLGYYEEYLTGESRGDFEGVPRLEP
- the aglG gene encoding glucosyl-dolichyl phosphate glucuronosyltransferase, whose product is MKVSVVVCTYAMERYDVFSECVDSVLAQTYDPLEVVLVVDGNEEVFDRVKDEYGDLEDVVLHCNDENQGISYSRTRGAEIATGDVVAFIDDDAVAEEDWIAELARVYEETDAIAVGGHVAPDWVTEKPDFFPEEFYWLVGCDERGFGEHMEELRNTYGSNISYRRDVFLEVGGYDENTGRKGDRHIQAHEAPVCIRMNNQYGKGVLYNTDAVVHHKLFDYRGEFRWLVGRSFWQGYSKRIMDILLPEASGDKNEYLKQLLLEFVPDRLSSLLRRPSTAKAKQLVTIVVFTAAVGFGYLYGLAGVDRSELVADRDAATAD
- a CDS encoding oligosaccharyl transferase, archaeosortase A system-associated, which produces MSTETERVEDGTETSLLETWEDWYHLPILGAVMLFMFWVRTQSYDRFVTEDGTAALAGVDSWYHWRTVQWTAENYPSTMPYEIWTSFPTGRYVGQFGTLFDQLIVTVAMIVGLGDPSTETLYMVSLFAVPAMAALVAIPVFYVGRRLGGTLGGIVSVLLLALAPGQFLTRTTAGQLQHHVAEVLFMAIAVLAMMVALRVAEREQPIYELVVDRDWETLREPTIYSVLAGIALALYIWVWPPGIVLIGILAVFFTIQLCLDYVRNVSPDHVAYVGAVSLGVTALITALLIEEPGTSVTSFGYLQPVSAALVAVGCVFMAWLARQWNASGIDRRYYPVAIGGLIVGAFAAMAVVLPDLYSTFVGNFTSRVLPLDPGTGAQTIQEAQPPGDFGEHVFSEFGAAFYTMVAGLALLVARPYLGREYRTEYTLVLVWSLFLISMAATQVRFAYYLVLAVAVVNAVFVAEVVRFFDFDVRDGVDSIRQVEAYQIIILLVVAMLLFAPLLPPVAAEGTTAMDRGEMAQPHHDAMTWEDSNHWLQENTPEPGNWGDAEYADELELYGTYEYPEGENYAYPDGTYGVLSWWDYGHLITTQAERIPHSNPFQSGATSSSEFLTAESEEHAELTLDAIALDESPEDSSTDELRELVGDADPDEEIRYVMIDDAMVAGKFSAIASWTEPGPDHYTTPPEFEPTDQIPRDEIPQELSDMPYYDTAVAQLYFDDASGMEHYRLVHESDAQPEVLVSYAIVDSETDNVVVDDGAPQVFVNQNYAQAQAALNFYDQHPQLDYEIFDDRLVSPVKTYERVDGATLTGSVDDLDADLDDDATVTAAVELDTGVDRDESETPLYAQEAELEDDGSFELTVSYATNDELGVEDGYTDSAVETVDDYEIVVETGGDTYEAQQEVPETAVVEGETLEVEFESADDD